A single window of Anomaloglossus baeobatrachus isolate aAnoBae1 chromosome 9, aAnoBae1.hap1, whole genome shotgun sequence DNA harbors:
- the NTMT1 gene encoding N-terminal Xaa-Pro-Lys N-methyltransferase 1, which produces MATDLVEDESQFYCKAKKYWKNVPPTVDGMLGGYGHISSIDINSSKKFLQRFLRDGPHKTGTSCALDCGAGIGRITKRLLLPLFKTVDMVDVTDEFLSKAKSFLGEDGKRIGDYYCCGLQDFVPEPNHYDVIWIQWVIGHLTDSHLVDFLTRCKAGLRLNGVVIIKDNMTQEGVIMDEVDSSVCRDLDLVRRLIRQAGLSVLAQERQENFPEEIYHVYSIAMR; this is translated from the exons ATGGCCACGGACCTGGTAGAAGATGAGTCACAGTTTTACTGTAAAGCAAAGAAATATTGGAAGAACGTCCCCCCCACGGTGGACGGCATGCTGGGGGGCTACGGCCATATATCCAGCATCGATATCAATAGCTCCAAAAAGTTCCTGCAGAGATTCCTGCGC GACGGTCCCCACAAAACCGGCACCTCATGCGCTTTAGACTGCGGCGCTGGGATCGGGCGGATCACCAAACGCCTCCTACTGCCGCTCTTCAAGACTGTAGACATGGTGGACGTCACCGACGAGTTCCTGAGCAAAGCAAAGAGTTTCCTGGGGGAAGACGGGAAGAGGATCGGCGACTACTATTGCTGCGGCCTACAGGACTTTGTCCCGGAGCCCAATCACTACGACGTCATCTGGATCCAGTGGGTTATAG GACACTTAACAGACAGTCACTTAGTGGATTTCCTGACGCGGTGTAAAGCCGGCCTGAGACTGAATGGCGTCGTCATCATCAAGGACAACATGACCCAGGAGGGCGTCATCATGGATGAGGTGGACAGCAGCGTCTGCAGGGACTTGGACCTGGTGCGTCGCCTCATCAGACAGGCCGGCCTCTCGGTGCTGGCCCAGGAGAGGCAGGAGAACTTTCCCGAGGAGATCTACCACGTGTACTCCATCGCCATGAGATAA